In the Labrys wisconsinensis genome, one interval contains:
- a CDS encoding helicase-related protein — translation MKIIDNTSLLLGDDLKATVGRATRLKIAASCFSIYAFEALKSELSKVESLQFIFTAPTFVPMEVTDRLRKERREFFIPKTARERGLYGTDFEIQLRNKLTQRAVARECAEWIRKRARFRSNTTKAPMQQFIHAGSEAGDVAYMPISGFTAVDLGYQKGDAISNFVSRIDDAAHTQVYLQLFNQIWNDEEKVSDVTAAICDHIESVYQENSPERIYFHILYNIFQDFLEEVDQDALPNDLTGYKDTLVWNKLFNYQRDAATGIINKLEMHNGCILADSVGLGKTFTALAVIKYYELRNRSVLVLCPKKLTDNWRNYNTNLTTNIFAKDRFNYDVLCHTDLSRTSGESFGIPLNRVNWGNYDLVVIDESHNFRNNDVFKDRETRYQKLMNKVIRSGVKTKVLMLSATPVNNRFNDLRNQLALAYEGASENLSRKLKTKTGIEEIFRRAQKAFNAWSDLPPHERTAAAILKALDFDFFEMLDAVTIARSRKHIETFYDTKDIGKFPQRRKPLSYQCPITHRSDVLGLNDIFGSLSVLKLAVYAPISYILPSRLRKYEEIYDTQVEGGRGKLRQADRERSLQALMTTNLLKRLESSVEAFRLTLRALSGNIAQTLQAIDTYERTGAAASVTDHLGDPGFDPDDDDLSGLDEFTVGKKIQISLSDMDLPSWKHDLAADIALIRDLIASMEKVGPEDDAKLQHLKDVITRKVADQLNPGNRKVLIFTAFADTAKYLYTNLATTFLQSHGLHCGMVTGSDAPKSTLKKSYDFQSLLTLFSPRAKEKHLVLPHETGEIDILIGTDCISEGQNLQDCDYLINYDIHWNPVRIIQRFGRIDRIGSPNAQIQLVNYWPEISLDEYINLKERVENRMMIADVTATGDDNVLTSKSSDIAYRKEQLKRLQEEVIELEDVRTGISITDLGLNDFRMDLLNHIKEHGDLEHLPNGMHAVVPAQPALGLKPGVIFALKNIHDSVNINQQNRLHPYYLVYIGHDGRVIIDHTEVKRLLDLIRTSCKGQVEPIGAVCQLFNERTQDGRKMEQCSALLSAAIRSMIEVKEEKDIDSLFSGGRTTALVHTIAGLDDFELIAFLVIEEGAA, via the coding sequence ATGAAAATCATCGATAACACCTCGCTGCTTCTCGGCGACGATCTGAAGGCGACGGTGGGACGCGCTACGCGGCTGAAGATCGCAGCGTCATGCTTCTCAATCTACGCCTTCGAGGCGCTCAAATCGGAGTTGTCGAAGGTCGAGAGCCTCCAGTTCATCTTCACCGCGCCGACGTTTGTGCCAATGGAAGTAACCGACCGTCTACGCAAGGAGCGGCGAGAGTTCTTCATCCCTAAGACGGCGCGCGAGCGGGGGCTGTACGGAACCGATTTCGAGATCCAGTTGCGCAACAAGCTGACACAGCGTGCGGTCGCCCGCGAATGCGCCGAGTGGATTCGAAAGAGAGCGCGCTTCCGGTCGAACACGACCAAGGCTCCGATGCAGCAGTTCATCCATGCGGGATCGGAGGCCGGCGACGTCGCCTATATGCCGATCAGCGGCTTCACGGCCGTCGATCTTGGCTACCAGAAGGGTGACGCGATCTCGAACTTCGTGAGCCGCATCGACGATGCCGCTCACACACAGGTCTATCTTCAGCTCTTCAACCAAATATGGAACGACGAGGAGAAGGTCAGCGACGTAACGGCCGCGATCTGCGACCACATCGAGTCGGTCTACCAGGAGAACTCCCCAGAGCGGATTTACTTCCACATCCTCTACAATATCTTCCAGGACTTCCTCGAGGAGGTCGATCAGGACGCGTTACCGAACGACCTGACCGGCTACAAGGACACTCTCGTCTGGAATAAACTGTTCAACTATCAGCGCGACGCGGCGACTGGCATCATCAACAAGCTGGAGATGCACAACGGCTGCATCCTGGCTGACAGCGTCGGCCTTGGTAAAACCTTCACTGCGCTGGCGGTGATCAAATACTACGAGCTGCGCAATCGGTCGGTTCTGGTTCTCTGTCCGAAGAAGCTCACCGACAACTGGCGAAACTATAACACCAACCTGACGACCAACATCTTTGCCAAGGATCGCTTCAACTACGACGTCCTGTGTCACACCGATCTCTCCCGCACGTCGGGGGAGTCGTTTGGCATTCCGCTCAACCGGGTAAATTGGGGCAACTATGATCTCGTCGTCATCGACGAGTCGCACAATTTTCGGAACAACGACGTCTTCAAGGACCGGGAGACACGCTACCAGAAGCTGATGAACAAGGTCATCCGCTCCGGCGTGAAGACTAAGGTTCTGATGCTCTCGGCGACGCCGGTGAACAATCGGTTCAACGATCTGCGCAATCAGCTCGCGCTGGCCTACGAGGGCGCTTCCGAAAACCTCAGCCGCAAGCTGAAAACCAAGACTGGCATCGAGGAGATTTTCAGGCGCGCCCAGAAGGCGTTCAACGCCTGGTCGGATCTGCCGCCGCACGAGCGAACCGCCGCCGCGATCCTGAAGGCCCTCGACTTCGACTTCTTCGAGATGCTCGATGCGGTAACGATTGCCCGGTCACGCAAGCATATCGAGACCTTCTACGACACCAAGGATATCGGCAAATTCCCGCAGCGCCGAAAGCCGCTTTCGTACCAGTGCCCGATCACCCATCGCTCAGACGTGCTCGGCCTCAACGACATCTTCGGCAGCCTGTCGGTGCTCAAGCTCGCGGTCTACGCCCCTATCAGCTATATCCTGCCGAGCCGACTTCGGAAGTACGAAGAGATCTACGACACCCAGGTGGAGGGCGGTCGCGGCAAGCTGCGCCAGGCTGACCGCGAGCGGAGCCTTCAGGCTCTGATGACCACCAACCTGCTCAAGCGGCTGGAGAGCTCGGTCGAAGCATTCCGCCTCACGCTGCGGGCGCTGAGCGGCAACATCGCGCAGACGCTCCAGGCGATCGACACCTATGAGCGCACGGGTGCCGCCGCGAGCGTAACCGACCATCTCGGCGATCCCGGTTTCGATCCCGACGATGACGATCTAAGCGGGCTCGATGAGTTCACGGTCGGAAAGAAGATTCAAATCAGCCTTTCGGACATGGACCTCCCGTCCTGGAAGCACGACCTCGCTGCGGACATCGCGCTTATCCGTGACCTGATCGCCTCGATGGAGAAGGTGGGTCCCGAGGATGACGCAAAACTGCAGCATCTGAAGGATGTCATTACCCGCAAGGTCGCCGACCAGCTCAATCCCGGCAACCGAAAGGTTCTCATCTTCACCGCCTTCGCGGACACGGCAAAGTACCTCTACACCAACCTGGCGACGACCTTTCTCCAGTCGCACGGCCTGCACTGCGGCATGGTTACCGGCTCCGACGCGCCGAAGAGCACGCTGAAAAAGAGCTACGACTTCCAGTCCCTGCTCACGCTGTTCTCGCCCCGCGCGAAGGAAAAGCATCTGGTCCTGCCGCACGAAACCGGCGAGATCGACATCCTCATTGGTACGGACTGCATCTCCGAAGGGCAGAACCTTCAGGATTGCGATTATCTGATCAACTACGACATCCACTGGAACCCGGTCCGGATTATCCAGCGCTTCGGGCGCATCGACCGTATTGGGTCGCCGAACGCGCAAATCCAGCTCGTCAACTACTGGCCGGAAATCTCACTCGACGAGTACATCAATCTCAAGGAGCGCGTCGAAAATCGCATGATGATCGCCGACGTCACGGCGACTGGCGATGACAATGTACTGACGTCCAAGAGCAGCGACATTGCCTACCGGAAGGAGCAACTGAAGCGCCTCCAGGAAGAGGTGATCGAGCTGGAGGACGTGCGGACCGGGATCTCCATTACCGATCTTGGCCTCAACGATTTCCGCATGGACCTTCTGAACCACATCAAGGAGCACGGCGACCTCGAGCATCTGCCCAACGGCATGCATGCGGTGGTGCCAGCGCAGCCGGCGCTCGGGCTCAAGCCCGGTGTGATCTTCGCGCTGAAGAACATCCACGACAGCGTGAACATCAACCAGCAGAACCGGCTGCACCCTTATTACCTCGTCTACATCGGTCATGACGGTAGGGTCATCATCGACCACACCGAGGTGAAGCGGCTGCTCGACCTGATCCGCACGAGCTGCAAGGGCCAGGTGGAGCCGATCGGGGCGGTCTGCCAGCTGTTCAATGAACGGACGCAGGACGGTCGCAAGATGGAGCAATGCTCCGCGCTTCTGAGTGCGGCGATCCGCTCAATGATCGAAGTGAAGGAAGAGAAGGACATCGACAGCCTGTTCAGTGGCGGGCGGACGACGGCGCTGGTCCACACCATCGCCGGACTCGACGATTTTGAGCTGATCGCCTTCCTCGTGATCGAGGAGGGAGCAGCATGA
- a CDS encoding WYL domain-containing protein — protein sequence MPGGEAVLKWGVERRLEFIEFRLYWEGGVNRSDIIEAFDVSVPQASKDLTLYQERAPHNAVYDKSAKRYVASNEFQPCFLKPDAGQYLNQLRSVAEGILASSESWIAHSPPYAGPPVPARGVNNNTLRTVLAAIRQNQAVEVKYQSLSSDDPRWRWIAPHAIGFDGFRWHTRAFCEVDKSFKDFLLSRIIEARSVRPSVVSPEDDADWNELITLEVGPHPDLSESQKRIIALDYGMRGGRVQIQVRKALRYYALRRLGLDTPRDARRPQDQQIVLLREGVVDENHR from the coding sequence ATGCCGGGAGGCGAGGCGGTGCTGAAATGGGGCGTGGAGCGCCGGCTCGAATTCATCGAGTTCCGACTTTACTGGGAAGGCGGCGTGAATCGCTCGGACATCATCGAGGCTTTCGATGTGTCCGTTCCGCAAGCATCGAAGGATTTGACGCTCTATCAAGAACGGGCGCCGCACAACGCTGTCTATGACAAGAGCGCCAAGCGCTATGTTGCGAGCAACGAATTTCAGCCCTGCTTTCTGAAACCAGATGCCGGTCAGTATCTCAACCAGCTTCGGTCCGTTGCTGAAGGCATTTTGGCCTCATCCGAATCCTGGATCGCCCACTCCCCTCCCTATGCCGGGCCGCCCGTGCCGGCCCGCGGCGTCAACAACAATACGTTGCGAACGGTGCTTGCGGCGATCCGCCAAAACCAAGCAGTCGAGGTCAAATATCAATCGCTCTCCAGCGATGATCCTCGCTGGCGATGGATCGCGCCACACGCGATAGGCTTCGACGGATTCCGGTGGCACACCCGCGCCTTCTGCGAGGTCGATAAGTCGTTCAAGGACTTTCTGCTCTCACGCATCATAGAGGCCAGGTCAGTTCGTCCGAGCGTGGTATCGCCAGAGGATGATGCCGACTGGAATGAACTCATCACGCTGGAAGTAGGGCCGCATCCGGACCTCTCCGAAAGCCAAAAACGGATAATCGCCCTCGACTACGGCATGCGAGGGGGGCGAGTCCAAATTCAGGTCCGAAAGGCGCTTCGCTACTACGCGCTGAGGCGACTCGGGCTGGATACTCCGCGGGACGCGCGGCGCCCACAGGACCAGCAGATCGTGCTTCTGCGTGAGGGGGTCGTCGATGAAAATCATCGATAA
- a CDS encoding PD-(D/E)XK nuclease family protein: MAVSKRSSLIVHGRLAMRQGRLAAARDGHHGLQVMTFEQAAVRLAGGFIRPIDDESLRAAIQAVLPTTPMGELECIKALPGMIDAATDTLYKAWRSGIDLAARATDHLRIDAIARLEEAVLAELPAGMMRPIDIVAAATSRIGHAPAVLGPMEIVGLTELSPCWRPLLQALTAHIPVQWTAGPRSVPAWLDGTSVMVARAQTQAPGISAVSAATAYHEAIEAMRWARSLLASGVSPSEIAIATASPADYDDHFLALRADAKIDLHFVHGVRTVTTREGQASAALADIVVRGVSQSRLRRLAALCRDSGPFETLPEGWLRVLPTDAPLSTPGAWNRLLARLTPEDWPDGVDHAPALRAAVETLAKGSEAAGEIGEAFLKGRALAIWRKALLAGPAASIDATLETLKQDDGLEACVSVAWMPASALAASPRRFVRLLGLNSSRWPRGIAEDRLIPDHIIPTPVLVPLPVNLADRRDFETILATTGGEAVLSRARRDSDGRLLGRSPLLVGHGDETYLRRNAAPAHAFSETDRLMARSREFAADPQAVGAQGCWRDWRQAEITPHDGLVRADHPLVLAILDRTQSASSLRRLLRNPLSFVWVYAFGWREPQSSAEPLVLDALGIGDLVHMVLDRALRDLEAGGGLAAADTETVEAAVARAAQAVAGDWESERPVPPAVIWSRTLDDARVMAGRALTYGDDVLPGARAYGEVPFGGSEPKSGAETPWDASASVTIPDTGFNIAGYIDRLDISGDGKRALVRDYKTGRPPRGDIRLNGGRELQRCLYAFAVKALLGDDVAISASLLYPREPVDLQLDDPEAVLAEITGYLRAARTSLSRGAALPGPDTGGDYDDLAFALPANASATYCKRKLPGATERLGEAAQVWEAE, encoded by the coding sequence ATGGCCGTCTCGAAACGATCCAGTCTGATTGTTCATGGCCGTCTCGCCATGCGGCAAGGCCGCCTAGCGGCGGCCCGTGATGGCCATCATGGCCTCCAGGTCATGACCTTCGAGCAGGCGGCGGTGCGCCTTGCCGGCGGTTTTATTCGACCCATCGATGATGAGAGCCTGCGCGCCGCCATCCAGGCGGTCCTGCCTACGACGCCGATGGGCGAGCTGGAGTGCATTAAGGCTCTGCCCGGTATGATCGACGCGGCAACCGACACGCTCTACAAGGCTTGGCGCTCGGGCATCGACCTCGCGGCGCGAGCGACCGACCACTTGCGCATTGATGCCATCGCGCGCCTGGAAGAGGCCGTTCTCGCCGAGCTTCCAGCCGGCATGATGCGTCCCATCGACATCGTCGCCGCCGCAACCTCCCGCATCGGTCATGCGCCGGCGGTCCTGGGCCCGATGGAGATCGTTGGCCTTACCGAACTCTCGCCCTGCTGGCGACCGCTGCTCCAGGCCCTTACCGCCCATATCCCCGTGCAGTGGACGGCCGGCCCCAGGAGCGTTCCCGCATGGCTGGACGGCACGAGCGTCATGGTCGCGCGCGCGCAGACGCAAGCGCCGGGGATCAGCGCCGTCAGCGCGGCGACGGCCTATCATGAGGCTATCGAGGCGATGCGCTGGGCACGAAGCCTGCTCGCCTCGGGCGTCTCGCCCTCGGAGATCGCCATCGCGACAGCCTCGCCCGCCGACTATGACGATCATTTCTTGGCCCTGCGCGCCGACGCCAAAATCGACCTGCACTTCGTCCACGGCGTCCGCACCGTCACCACCCGCGAGGGCCAGGCTTCTGCAGCGCTGGCCGACATTGTGGTCCGCGGCGTGTCGCAGTCGCGGCTGCGGCGCCTCGCGGCGCTCTGCCGGGACAGCGGGCCTTTCGAGACCCTACCCGAAGGCTGGCTGCGGGTTCTGCCGACCGATGCGCCGCTCTCGACGCCGGGTGCCTGGAATCGCCTTCTGGCCCGGTTGACGCCGGAAGACTGGCCCGACGGCGTCGACCACGCTCCCGCGCTGCGCGCAGCGGTCGAAACCCTGGCGAAAGGATCGGAGGCCGCTGGCGAGATCGGAGAAGCCTTCCTCAAGGGCCGGGCGCTCGCGATCTGGCGCAAGGCGCTGCTCGCCGGCCCCGCCGCCTCGATCGACGCGACGCTGGAAACCCTGAAGCAGGATGATGGGCTGGAAGCATGCGTCTCTGTCGCATGGATGCCGGCCAGCGCGCTCGCGGCGTCACCCCGCCGCTTCGTGCGACTGCTGGGCCTCAATTCCTCGCGCTGGCCGCGCGGCATCGCCGAGGACCGGCTGATTCCGGACCATATCATCCCAACTCCGGTGCTTGTTCCACTGCCGGTGAACCTCGCCGACCGCCGGGACTTCGAGACGATCCTCGCGACGACGGGCGGCGAAGCCGTCCTCTCGCGCGCCCGACGCGACAGCGACGGACGCCTTCTCGGGCGTAGTCCACTGCTCGTCGGGCACGGCGATGAAACCTACCTCCGCCGAAACGCCGCGCCAGCGCACGCCTTTAGCGAAACCGACCGCCTGATGGCCCGGTCGCGGGAGTTCGCCGCCGATCCGCAGGCGGTCGGTGCGCAGGGCTGCTGGCGCGACTGGCGGCAAGCGGAGATCACTCCCCATGATGGGCTCGTGCGGGCGGATCATCCGCTCGTTCTCGCCATCCTCGACCGCACCCAGTCGGCCAGCTCGCTTCGCCGCCTGCTGCGCAATCCGCTCAGCTTCGTGTGGGTTTATGCGTTCGGCTGGCGCGAACCGCAGAGCAGCGCCGAACCGCTCGTGCTCGACGCGCTTGGGATCGGCGATCTCGTCCACATGGTTCTCGACCGCGCCTTGCGCGACCTCGAAGCCGGAGGCGGGCTCGCCGCCGCCGACACGGAGACCGTCGAAGCGGCGGTGGCCCGCGCCGCGCAAGCCGTCGCCGGCGATTGGGAAAGCGAGCGTCCGGTTCCGCCAGCCGTCATCTGGAGCCGCACCCTCGACGACGCCCGCGTGATGGCGGGCCGCGCCTTGACTTATGGCGATGATGTCCTGCCCGGCGCTCGCGCTTATGGCGAAGTGCCGTTCGGCGGCTCGGAGCCGAAATCCGGTGCGGAGACGCCTTGGGATGCGAGCGCGTCAGTCACGATTCCCGACACGGGCTTCAACATCGCCGGCTATATCGACCGGCTCGACATCTCGGGCGACGGCAAGCGCGCGCTCGTGCGCGATTACAAGACGGGCAGGCCGCCGCGCGGCGACATCCGGCTGAACGGCGGCCGCGAGCTTCAGCGTTGCCTCTACGCCTTCGCGGTGAAGGCACTGCTCGGCGACGACGTCGCCATCAGCGCCTCGCTGCTCTACCCGCGCGAGCCCGTTGATCTTCAGCTCGACGATCCCGAGGCGGTGCTGGCGGAGATCACTGGCTACCTTCGCGCGGCGAGGACGAGCCTGTCGCGCGGCGCGGCCCTGCCTGGCCCGGACACCGGCGGCGACTATGACGACCTCGCCTTCGCCCTGCCAGCGAACGCCAGCGCCACCTATTGCAAGCGCAAGCTCCCAGGCGCGACGGAACGGTTGGGCGAAGCCGCTCAAGTCTGGGAGGCAGAATAA
- a CDS encoding DUF4391 domain-containing protein, which translates to MTAAFFDYPKAAAFGRVVPKSRIYEHAGVGTALRDLFVTQVDQIVWKYKLAPETTNLAATKAVSEIQVFGISLRTGKLDEEVLRAIDRAIPFPLIFELSWPGKRKAVAAFKRPSDADSTKWVVSAYFGTDWVPDDAPRRPLPVALNLGGLYDALLTALMPNAAGSGEDIQARVARMEAIRAKTREVDRIKARLAREKQFNKRVAINAELRAAQQELERLSGGDPVSAAANE; encoded by the coding sequence ATGACGGCAGCCTTCTTCGACTATCCCAAGGCAGCCGCCTTCGGCCGCGTTGTCCCCAAAAGCCGGATCTATGAGCATGCCGGCGTCGGCACGGCGCTCAGAGATCTGTTTGTTACCCAGGTCGATCAGATCGTCTGGAAGTACAAGCTGGCGCCGGAAACCACGAATCTCGCAGCGACGAAGGCCGTCAGCGAGATCCAGGTGTTTGGCATCAGCCTGCGCACCGGCAAGCTCGACGAAGAGGTGCTGCGCGCCATCGATCGCGCCATCCCCTTTCCGTTGATTTTCGAGCTCAGCTGGCCGGGGAAGCGTAAGGCGGTGGCCGCCTTCAAGCGGCCGAGCGACGCTGATTCCACCAAGTGGGTTGTCAGCGCCTATTTCGGGACCGATTGGGTGCCCGACGACGCGCCGCGCCGGCCGCTGCCGGTCGCGCTCAATCTTGGCGGGCTCTACGATGCCCTCCTCACGGCGCTGATGCCAAACGCGGCTGGGAGTGGCGAGGACATCCAGGCGCGCGTGGCGCGGATGGAAGCGATCCGGGCCAAGACGCGGGAGGTGGACCGGATCAAGGCCCGGCTTGCCCGCGAGAAGCAGTTCAACAAGCGCGTGGCGATCAACGCCGAGTTGCGC